TTTGTTACCATTTTTCCATATATCTCTGTTTTAGCAACAGGACCAAATGCCCGAGAATCATGAGAATTTGCTCTATTGTCACCCATTATAAAGATGTGTTCTTGTGGAATTTGAATTTCAGAGATATTTCTATTACCAGAAAAGTATTCAAAAGGTTCAGTTACTTGTTCACCATTTATATAAGTATAACCATCAGATAATGCCAAGCTATCATTTGGTAAACCAACAACTCGCTTTACTAGCCATTTATCCTGCCATTTTACAACTGCTACATCAAACCGCTCAACTTTTTGAGTTCTTAATACTAAAACACAATCTCCTGTATGGAAATTGGGTTGCATTGATGGCCCTGATATATAAACTATGCTTA
This Clostridium sp. 'deep sea' DNA region includes the following protein-coding sequences:
- the lepB gene encoding signal peptidase I → MHIVRIILFIIVAVYSGYLLYDSIKNHNRGDLIMAVILLTLLILTRFVSIVYISGPSMQPNFHTGDCVLVLRTQKVERFDVAVVKWQDKWLVKRVVGLPNDSLALSDGYTYINGEQVTEPFEYFSGNRNISEIQIPQEHIFIMGDNRANSHDSRAFGPVAKTEIYGKMVTKLGFISKIPLLSKLIEMMATIQTG